The genome window TTTAGGAGAAAAATTTTCTATTACATAGGGTAGCTGCAAAAGATAAAAAACAGGTGATGCACCATGAATTCCTAAATTGCGGATTTTGAATTGTTGATTCAATCCTTCATTTGCAATCGTAACGAATGATTCGGATTCAGCCACACCCCAACCTTCAGTGAAAGAATCGCCTAGAACTGCAATTGGATATTCATCATCGCTATCGAGAATCTGGCGATAACCGTAATCATTGGTTTTGACTGATATTCTATATTCTTCCGATACTACAGCACCCGTTTTATTCGGATACATCGAGAATAGTCTTTCGTTGTCATAGCTTTTAACCATGACTTGTTCTGGATCAAAAATACTAAGAATAAATTCAAATATTAGGATGTTTAATATTATGAAAATAAAATAGAAAAATAATGTGCGTAATTTTTTCAGATGAATATTTCCTATTTACAATTTTTATCAAAAATTGAAATAATTTCGAAGTCAACAACAGACCACAATTTAGATATACCATCCTTACCCTTGTGAAGTTCAAGGCAAATTTCATTTAGCTTTTGAATTCCGGAAGACATTCCGAAATCCAAAACATCGAGCGTTCCTTTCAAGTTGAGCTGATTACCGTTCAATTCGTATTTTACTGGAATGGATTTCTTTTTCCCATTAAATTGCAAATTTAAAATGGCAGTTCCATTATTTTTGCCAGTTACTTTGTCAAAAGATCCTTCGAAAGTCTTTGCTTTCAACGAAGATCCAAAAAAATATTCTCGAATTTTGCCATCACGATCAGGAACACCGGAATTTACATCATTTGATTGAATAGAAAATTTTGCCTGCTCCATTGTGCTTTGGATGCTGGAAGATTCCTTATTGCCTGCTACAGTGATTTTGTCAAAAGTTCCTTTTACTCCTAATTTTTCGGTAAACTTGTAAGCAGTCCATTCCAGTTTTGTGTTAGCAGGGTTATAGCTGAATACACATTTGGATGATTCTGAATATATGGGTAAAATTGCGAAAAAGATAGATGCAATAGACATGGTAATAAATGGTTTCATAAAAAATTGTTTCCTCTCGATACATGGATTAGCGGACAAAAAATTCTGTGCATAGATAAATCTCGACCGTCTATAGGTTAGACCAAATCTACCGTGCAGGATTAGCACTTAAAATGACAAAGATTCCTTGGAAATTCCCATTCTTAGGGCGTAGAGAAACTCTCTATGTTCCTTCTAGATTATCTGAAACTGAAATAAATGAAAATCGTG of Leptospira sp. GIMC2001 contains these proteins:
- a CDS encoding YceI family protein; its protein translation is MKPFITMSIASIFFAILPIYSESSKCVFSYNPANTKLEWTAYKFTEKLGVKGTFDKITVAGNKESSSIQSTMEQAKFSIQSNDVNSGVPDRDGKIREYFFGSSLKAKTFEGSFDKVTGKNNGTAILNLQFNGKKKSIPVKYELNGNQLNLKGTLDVLDFGMSSGIQKLNEICLELHKGKDGISKLWSVVDFEIISIFDKNCK